A portion of the Osmia lignaria lignaria isolate PbOS001 chromosome 15, iyOsmLign1, whole genome shotgun sequence genome contains these proteins:
- the ssh gene encoding protein phosphatase Slingshot isoform X6 yields the protein MFGLRLNETRSALQTLHKVSSKAREQNYFLGGLSHDWVSYYEQRIESDRSCLNEWHAMDSLESRRPPSPDSVRTKPRERDETERVIRSTLKEIMMSVDLDEVTSKYIRGRLEEDLDMDLGEFKPFIDQEMLTILGQMDAPTEIFDHVYLGSEWNASNLEELQKNGVRHILNVTREIDNFFPGMFTYLNVRVYDDEKTDLLKHWDDTYKYITKARKEGSKVLVHCKMGVSRSASVVIAYAMKAYNWDFSQAWKHVKEKRNCIKPNNSFLLQLETYQGILDAMKNKEKLQRSKSDTNLKSPTSTKDQAKKEEKSDNVDNGLQAVSGSELKKTSQRPKSWSPNVKISETMLPSVPLSQSLESIDKAGSTEVTREDLLRSSSQKPGMAQEARNVLMPCDNGQSYSVSQNQIFHLPTHPADSPSVKHRVSKLETQGQRRKGLVLNLTNQFEAVSSKPSSPSSDSDNKPLLPSPVSDVNENGLAQQTEVKQEVWDPGEKREPKKTENGNDSECLVWTASSSDATCNDSCSNGKTNGEVSGESEYVGTMTMSVYPGCLSRKSAKKDGDPFSTQVDRVFDREERQGEPVTRDSPSRQSSWSSYDSAVVLDNNSVHSSWATLPSRNSSWGSYDMRPSDLLGSSGLFPYDKEEIPWHPGTVKRTKQKLEENTSSGTVKRVCTQNSDNEDKDRLAVEEDSYNPVLLHHTASPTPRRRDSSPSQEHNLKVEPTPVRNSPSPIRGIDISPASIRQIGRLSTSAPAPSSLSSDSDLPSSLRSCRSESETSSPCVINTTQCTSVKHHKMVLEKLSNKSMFNKRCLSVDDSPEAECPRSTSGIVKNLKKEFEAKSTKLEKSPESSFEGESSMVGRPKRDVKIRSLPSSPVIPHNESKIQTPSETKEKEKPSDSVSQVCSQDSSEDRSVRVLVGKYEVKPDSRKSSEIQLRVHKDKDWEAVDTPNLAKSKATPEYSRRSAPIMINNHSSPLFPEGPEAPGRPPVPSAGVVAASKKQQQHGRTHPLARLQVRPRHSSPVYNTM from the exons ATGTTCGGTCTACGGTTAAATGAAACTAG GTCCGCGTTGCAGACGTTGCACAAGGTGTCGAGCAAGGCACGGGAGCAGAACTACTTCCTGGGTGGGTTGTCGCACGACTGGGTCAGCTACTATGAGCAACGAATCGAGAGCGATCGCTCGTGTCTCAACGAGTGGCACGCTATGGACAGCCTCGAATCACGGAGACCACCGTCGCCTGATAGCGTGCGCACCAA GCCCAGGGAGAGGGACGAGACTGAACGCGTGATCCGATCGACGTTGAAAGAGATCATGATGTCGGTGGACCTCGACGAGGTAACCTCGAAGTATATTCGAGGTCGTCTCGAGGAAGACCTCGACATGGATCTCGGCGAGTTCAAGCCGTTTATCGATCAGGAGATGCTCACCATTCTGGGTCAAATGGACGCGCCGACGGAAATATTCGACCACGTTTACTTAGGAAGCGAGTGGAACGCGAGCAACTTAGAGGAGCTCCAGAAGAATGG TGTCAGGCATATTCTGAACGTTACTCGGGAGATCGACAACTTCTTTCCCGGGATGTTTACGTACTTGAACGTCCGCGTGTACGACGACGAGAAGACGGACTTGTTGAAGCACTGGGACGACACGTACAAGTACATCACGAAGGCAAGGAAGGAAGGCTCGAAGGTGTTGGTGCACTGCAAGATGGGGGTGTCCAGATCCGCCTCGGTGGTGATCGCGTACGCGATGAAGGCGTACAATTGGGACTTCTCGCAGGCGTGGAAGCACGTGAAGGAGAAGCGTAACTGCATCAAGCCGAACAACAGCTTCCTGCTGCAGTTGGAGACCTACCAGGGTATATTGGACGCGATGAAGAACAAGGAGAAACTTCAGAGGTCCAAGTCGGACACTAACTTGAAGTCTCCGACATCTACGAAGGATCAAGCGAAAAAGGAGGAGAAGTCCGACAACGTGGACAACGGATTGCAAGCTGTTTCAGGTTCTGAACTGAAGAAGACCAGTCAGAGGCCGAAGAGTTGGTCGCCGAACGTGAAGATCAGCGAAACCATGTTGCCTTCTG TTCCCCTTTCGCAGTCCCTCGAAAGCATCGACAAGGCAGGAAGCACGGAAGTGACCAGGGAGGATCTTCTTCGTTCCAGCAGTCAGAAGCCGGGTATGGCGCAGGAGGCGCGAAACGTGTTGATGCCATGCGACAACGGGCAATCGTACAGCGTTTCGCAGAATCAAATCTTTCACCTGCCTACCCATCCGGCGGACTCGCCTAGCGTGAAGCACCGAGTCAGCAAGCTCGAGACGCAGGGTCAGAGGAGGAAAGGTTTGGTGCTGAACCTGACGAATCAGTTCGAAGCGGTTAGCAGCAAACCGTCTTCCCCGAGCTCGGACTCGGACAACAAACCGCTGCTGCCGAGTCCCGTGTCGGATGTTAACGAAAACGGGCTGGCGCAGCAGACGGAAGTGAAACAAGAGGTGTGGGATCCTGGTGAGAAACGCGAACCGAAGAAAACGGAGAACGGTAACGATAGTGAATGTCTAGTCTGGACTGCATCGTCGTCCGATGCAACGTGTAACGATTCGTGTAGTAACGGTAAGACTAACGGGGAAGTGAGTGGGGAGAGTGAGTACGTCGGGACGATGACGATGTCGGTATACCCCGGCTGTTTGTCGCGGAAATCGGCGAAGAAGGACGGGGATCCTTTTAGTACGCAGGTCGACAGAGTGTTCGATCGCGAGGAAAGGCAAGGGGAGCCGGTCACCAGGGACTCTCCGAGTCGGCAAAGCTCTTGGAGCAGTTACGACAGTGCCGTGGTTCTAGATAATAATTCGGTGCACAGTTCGTGGGCCACGTTACCCTCGAGGAACAGTTCTTGGGGTTCGTACGATATGCGACCTTCGGATCTGCTCGGTTCCAGTGGTCTTTTCCCTTACGACAAGGAAGAGATACCTTGGCACCCGGGTACGGTGAAGCGGACCAAACAGAAACTCGAAGAGAACACCAGCTCAGGTACGGTGAAGCGGGTGTGCACGCAGAATTCCGATAACGAGGACAAGGACAGATTGGCCGTCGAAGAAGATTCCTACAATCCGGTACTCTTACACCACACGGCGTCCCCTACACCGCGTAGAAGGGACTCCTCGCCTAGCCAGGAGCATAACTTAAAAGTAGAACCCACCCCGGTTAGAAACTCGCCGAGTCCGATCAGAGGGATCGACATCTCGCCCGCGTCGATTCGTCAGATCGGTCGACTGTCCACCAGTGCCCCGGCCCCATCCTCTCTCTCCTCGGACTCGGACCTCCCCTCGTCCTTAAGATCCTGCAGGTCAGAGAGCGAAACGTCGAGTCCTTGCGTGATCAACACCACTCAGTGTACCTCTGTGAAGCATCACAAGATGGTGCTGGAGAAGCTGAGTAACAAGTCCATGTTCAACAAGCGTTGCCTCTCCGTCGACGACTCCCCCGAGGCTGAATGTCCGCGAAGCACCTCGGGTATCGTGAAGAATCTGAAGAAGGAATTCGAGGCGAAATCGACGAAGCTAGAGAAGAGTCCCGAGAGTAGTTTCGAAGGGGAGTCGTCGATGGTCGGCCGACCGAAGAGGGACGTCAAGATCCGAAGTTTACCCTCGTCGCCAGTGATCCCTCACAATGAATCAAAGATTCAGACCCCGTCCGAAACCAAAGAGAAGGAGAAGCCGAGCGATAGTGTATCGCAGGTGTGCTCGCAGGACAGTTCGGAGGACCGGTCGGTCAGGGTGCTAGTGGGCAAGTACGAGGTGAAACCAGACTCTAGGAAGTCCTCGGAGATCCAGCTGCGCGTGCACAAGGACAAGGATTGGGAGGCTGTGGATACACCGAATTTGGCAAAGAGCAAAGCCACTCCCGAGTACAGTAGAAGGTCAGCCCCGATCATGATCAATAATCACTCGTCCCCTCTGTTCCCCGAGGGACCGGAAGCACCCGGTAGGCCACCTGTTCCCTCGGCCGGAGTGGTGGCAGCTAGCAAGAAGCAACAACAGCACGGCAGGACGCATCCTCTTGCCAGGCTGCAGGTTAGGCCTAGGCACAGCAGTCCGGTATACAACACCATGTAG
- the ssh gene encoding protein phosphatase Slingshot isoform X5 encodes METRGSVYLLIILVLPVILWLIGNLSRSKVLAGVAKAARSALQTLHKVSSKAREQNYFLGGLSHDWVSYYEQRIESDRSCLNEWHAMDSLESRRPPSPDSVRTKPRERDETERVIRSTLKEIMMSVDLDEVTSKYIRGRLEEDLDMDLGEFKPFIDQEMLTILGQMDAPTEIFDHVYLGSEWNASNLEELQKNGVRHILNVTREIDNFFPGMFTYLNVRVYDDEKTDLLKHWDDTYKYITKARKEGSKVLVHCKMGVSRSASVVIAYAMKAYNWDFSQAWKHVKEKRNCIKPNNSFLLQLETYQGILDAMKNKEKLQRSKSDTNLKSPTSTKDQAKKEEKSDNVDNGLQAVSGSELKKTSQRPKSWSPNVKISETMLPSVPLSQSLESIDKAGSTEVTREDLLRSSSQKPGMAQEARNVLMPCDNGQSYSVSQNQIFHLPTHPADSPSVKHRVSKLETQGQRRKGLVLNLTNQFEAVSSKPSSPSSDSDNKPLLPSPVSDVNENGLAQQTEVKQEVWDPGEKREPKKTENGNDSECLVWTASSSDATCNDSCSNGKTNGEVSGESEYVGTMTMSVYPGCLSRKSAKKDGDPFSTQVDRVFDREERQGEPVTRDSPSRQSSWSSYDSAVVLDNNSVHSSWATLPSRNSSWGSYDMRPSDLLGSSGLFPYDKEEIPWHPGTVKRTKQKLEENTSSGTVKRVCTQNSDNEDKDRLAVEEDSYNPVLLHHTASPTPRRRDSSPSQEHNLKVEPTPVRNSPSPIRGIDISPASIRQIGRLSTSAPAPSSLSSDSDLPSSLRSCRSESETSSPCVINTTQCTSVKHHKMVLEKLSNKSMFNKRCLSVDDSPEAECPRSTSGIVKNLKKEFEAKSTKLEKSPESSFEGESSMVGRPKRDVKIRSLPSSPVIPHNESKIQTPSETKEKEKPSDSVSQVCSQDSSEDRSVRVLVGKYEVKPDSRKSSEIQLRVHKDKDWEAVDTPNLAKSKATPEYSRRSAPIMINNHSSPLFPEGPEAPGRPPVPSAGVVAASKKQQQHGRTHPLARLQVRPRHSSPVYNTM; translated from the exons ATGGAGACTCGTGGTTCCGTTTACTTGCTGATTATCCTTGTCTTGCCAGTGATCCTGTGGCTGATCGGAAACCTTAGCAGAAGCAAAGTCCTCGCGGGTGTCGCTAAAGCTGCTAG GTCCGCGTTGCAGACGTTGCACAAGGTGTCGAGCAAGGCACGGGAGCAGAACTACTTCCTGGGTGGGTTGTCGCACGACTGGGTCAGCTACTATGAGCAACGAATCGAGAGCGATCGCTCGTGTCTCAACGAGTGGCACGCTATGGACAGCCTCGAATCACGGAGACCACCGTCGCCTGATAGCGTGCGCACCAA GCCCAGGGAGAGGGACGAGACTGAACGCGTGATCCGATCGACGTTGAAAGAGATCATGATGTCGGTGGACCTCGACGAGGTAACCTCGAAGTATATTCGAGGTCGTCTCGAGGAAGACCTCGACATGGATCTCGGCGAGTTCAAGCCGTTTATCGATCAGGAGATGCTCACCATTCTGGGTCAAATGGACGCGCCGACGGAAATATTCGACCACGTTTACTTAGGAAGCGAGTGGAACGCGAGCAACTTAGAGGAGCTCCAGAAGAATGG TGTCAGGCATATTCTGAACGTTACTCGGGAGATCGACAACTTCTTTCCCGGGATGTTTACGTACTTGAACGTCCGCGTGTACGACGACGAGAAGACGGACTTGTTGAAGCACTGGGACGACACGTACAAGTACATCACGAAGGCAAGGAAGGAAGGCTCGAAGGTGTTGGTGCACTGCAAGATGGGGGTGTCCAGATCCGCCTCGGTGGTGATCGCGTACGCGATGAAGGCGTACAATTGGGACTTCTCGCAGGCGTGGAAGCACGTGAAGGAGAAGCGTAACTGCATCAAGCCGAACAACAGCTTCCTGCTGCAGTTGGAGACCTACCAGGGTATATTGGACGCGATGAAGAACAAGGAGAAACTTCAGAGGTCCAAGTCGGACACTAACTTGAAGTCTCCGACATCTACGAAGGATCAAGCGAAAAAGGAGGAGAAGTCCGACAACGTGGACAACGGATTGCAAGCTGTTTCAGGTTCTGAACTGAAGAAGACCAGTCAGAGGCCGAAGAGTTGGTCGCCGAACGTGAAGATCAGCGAAACCATGTTGCCTTCTG TTCCCCTTTCGCAGTCCCTCGAAAGCATCGACAAGGCAGGAAGCACGGAAGTGACCAGGGAGGATCTTCTTCGTTCCAGCAGTCAGAAGCCGGGTATGGCGCAGGAGGCGCGAAACGTGTTGATGCCATGCGACAACGGGCAATCGTACAGCGTTTCGCAGAATCAAATCTTTCACCTGCCTACCCATCCGGCGGACTCGCCTAGCGTGAAGCACCGAGTCAGCAAGCTCGAGACGCAGGGTCAGAGGAGGAAAGGTTTGGTGCTGAACCTGACGAATCAGTTCGAAGCGGTTAGCAGCAAACCGTCTTCCCCGAGCTCGGACTCGGACAACAAACCGCTGCTGCCGAGTCCCGTGTCGGATGTTAACGAAAACGGGCTGGCGCAGCAGACGGAAGTGAAACAAGAGGTGTGGGATCCTGGTGAGAAACGCGAACCGAAGAAAACGGAGAACGGTAACGATAGTGAATGTCTAGTCTGGACTGCATCGTCGTCCGATGCAACGTGTAACGATTCGTGTAGTAACGGTAAGACTAACGGGGAAGTGAGTGGGGAGAGTGAGTACGTCGGGACGATGACGATGTCGGTATACCCCGGCTGTTTGTCGCGGAAATCGGCGAAGAAGGACGGGGATCCTTTTAGTACGCAGGTCGACAGAGTGTTCGATCGCGAGGAAAGGCAAGGGGAGCCGGTCACCAGGGACTCTCCGAGTCGGCAAAGCTCTTGGAGCAGTTACGACAGTGCCGTGGTTCTAGATAATAATTCGGTGCACAGTTCGTGGGCCACGTTACCCTCGAGGAACAGTTCTTGGGGTTCGTACGATATGCGACCTTCGGATCTGCTCGGTTCCAGTGGTCTTTTCCCTTACGACAAGGAAGAGATACCTTGGCACCCGGGTACGGTGAAGCGGACCAAACAGAAACTCGAAGAGAACACCAGCTCAGGTACGGTGAAGCGGGTGTGCACGCAGAATTCCGATAACGAGGACAAGGACAGATTGGCCGTCGAAGAAGATTCCTACAATCCGGTACTCTTACACCACACGGCGTCCCCTACACCGCGTAGAAGGGACTCCTCGCCTAGCCAGGAGCATAACTTAAAAGTAGAACCCACCCCGGTTAGAAACTCGCCGAGTCCGATCAGAGGGATCGACATCTCGCCCGCGTCGATTCGTCAGATCGGTCGACTGTCCACCAGTGCCCCGGCCCCATCCTCTCTCTCCTCGGACTCGGACCTCCCCTCGTCCTTAAGATCCTGCAGGTCAGAGAGCGAAACGTCGAGTCCTTGCGTGATCAACACCACTCAGTGTACCTCTGTGAAGCATCACAAGATGGTGCTGGAGAAGCTGAGTAACAAGTCCATGTTCAACAAGCGTTGCCTCTCCGTCGACGACTCCCCCGAGGCTGAATGTCCGCGAAGCACCTCGGGTATCGTGAAGAATCTGAAGAAGGAATTCGAGGCGAAATCGACGAAGCTAGAGAAGAGTCCCGAGAGTAGTTTCGAAGGGGAGTCGTCGATGGTCGGCCGACCGAAGAGGGACGTCAAGATCCGAAGTTTACCCTCGTCGCCAGTGATCCCTCACAATGAATCAAAGATTCAGACCCCGTCCGAAACCAAAGAGAAGGAGAAGCCGAGCGATAGTGTATCGCAGGTGTGCTCGCAGGACAGTTCGGAGGACCGGTCGGTCAGGGTGCTAGTGGGCAAGTACGAGGTGAAACCAGACTCTAGGAAGTCCTCGGAGATCCAGCTGCGCGTGCACAAGGACAAGGATTGGGAGGCTGTGGATACACCGAATTTGGCAAAGAGCAAAGCCACTCCCGAGTACAGTAGAAGGTCAGCCCCGATCATGATCAATAATCACTCGTCCCCTCTGTTCCCCGAGGGACCGGAAGCACCCGGTAGGCCACCTGTTCCCTCGGCCGGAGTGGTGGCAGCTAGCAAGAAGCAACAACAGCACGGCAGGACGCATCCTCTTGCCAGGCTGCAGGTTAGGCCTAGGCACAGCAGTCCGGTATACAACACCATGTAG
- the ssh gene encoding protein phosphatase Slingshot isoform X4, producing MFYLLRPEETLKMAVKLESVHPGRTRYLVVVSCTGRQDAEESCLLGIDCHARATVGLVLRVLADTAITLDGDGGFSVSVCGRQHIFKPVSVQAMWSALQTLHKVSSKAREQNYFLGGLSHDWVSYYEQRIESDRSCLNEWHAMDSLESRRPPSPDSVRTKPRERDETERVIRSTLKEIMMSVDLDEVTSKYIRGRLEEDLDMDLGEFKPFIDQEMLTILGQMDAPTEIFDHVYLGSEWNASNLEELQKNGVRHILNVTREIDNFFPGMFTYLNVRVYDDEKTDLLKHWDDTYKYITKARKEGSKVLVHCKMGVSRSASVVIAYAMKAYNWDFSQAWKHVKEKRNCIKPNNSFLLQLETYQGILDAMKNKEKLQRSKSDTNLKSPTSTKDQAKKEEKSDNVDNGLQAVSGSELKKTSQRPKSWSPNVKISETMLPSVPLSQSLESIDKAGSTEVTREDLLRSSSQKPGMAQEARNVLMPCDNGQSYSVSQNQIFHLPTHPADSPSVKHRVSKLETQGQRRKGLVLNLTNQFEAVSSKPSSPSSDSDNKPLLPSPVSDVNENGLAQQTEVKQEVWDPGEKREPKKTENGNDSECLVWTASSSDATCNDSCSNGKTNGEVSGESEYVGTMTMSVYPGCLSRKSAKKDGDPFSTQVDRVFDREERQGEPVTRDSPSRQSSWSSYDSAVVLDNNSVHSSWATLPSRNSSWGSYDMRPSDLLGSSGLFPYDKEEIPWHPGTVKRTKQKLEENTSSGTVKRVCTQNSDNEDKDRLAVEEDSYNPVLLHHTASPTPRRRDSSPSQEHNLKVEPTPVRNSPSPIRGIDISPASIRQIGRLSTSAPAPSSLSSDSDLPSSLRSCRSESETSSPCVINTTQCTSVKHHKMVLEKLSNKSMFNKRCLSVDDSPEAECPRSTSGIVKNLKKEFEAKSTKLEKSPESSFEGESSMVGRPKRDVKIRSLPSSPVIPHNESKIQTPSETKEKEKPSDSVSQVCSQDSSEDRSVRVLVGKYEVKPDSRKSSEIQLRVHKDKDWEAVDTPNLAKSKATPEYSRRSAPIMINNHSSPLFPEGPEAPGRPPVPSAGVVAASKKQQQHGRTHPLARLQVRPRHSSPVYNTM from the exons GTCCGCGTTGCAGACGTTGCACAAGGTGTCGAGCAAGGCACGGGAGCAGAACTACTTCCTGGGTGGGTTGTCGCACGACTGGGTCAGCTACTATGAGCAACGAATCGAGAGCGATCGCTCGTGTCTCAACGAGTGGCACGCTATGGACAGCCTCGAATCACGGAGACCACCGTCGCCTGATAGCGTGCGCACCAA GCCCAGGGAGAGGGACGAGACTGAACGCGTGATCCGATCGACGTTGAAAGAGATCATGATGTCGGTGGACCTCGACGAGGTAACCTCGAAGTATATTCGAGGTCGTCTCGAGGAAGACCTCGACATGGATCTCGGCGAGTTCAAGCCGTTTATCGATCAGGAGATGCTCACCATTCTGGGTCAAATGGACGCGCCGACGGAAATATTCGACCACGTTTACTTAGGAAGCGAGTGGAACGCGAGCAACTTAGAGGAGCTCCAGAAGAATGG TGTCAGGCATATTCTGAACGTTACTCGGGAGATCGACAACTTCTTTCCCGGGATGTTTACGTACTTGAACGTCCGCGTGTACGACGACGAGAAGACGGACTTGTTGAAGCACTGGGACGACACGTACAAGTACATCACGAAGGCAAGGAAGGAAGGCTCGAAGGTGTTGGTGCACTGCAAGATGGGGGTGTCCAGATCCGCCTCGGTGGTGATCGCGTACGCGATGAAGGCGTACAATTGGGACTTCTCGCAGGCGTGGAAGCACGTGAAGGAGAAGCGTAACTGCATCAAGCCGAACAACAGCTTCCTGCTGCAGTTGGAGACCTACCAGGGTATATTGGACGCGATGAAGAACAAGGAGAAACTTCAGAGGTCCAAGTCGGACACTAACTTGAAGTCTCCGACATCTACGAAGGATCAAGCGAAAAAGGAGGAGAAGTCCGACAACGTGGACAACGGATTGCAAGCTGTTTCAGGTTCTGAACTGAAGAAGACCAGTCAGAGGCCGAAGAGTTGGTCGCCGAACGTGAAGATCAGCGAAACCATGTTGCCTTCTG TTCCCCTTTCGCAGTCCCTCGAAAGCATCGACAAGGCAGGAAGCACGGAAGTGACCAGGGAGGATCTTCTTCGTTCCAGCAGTCAGAAGCCGGGTATGGCGCAGGAGGCGCGAAACGTGTTGATGCCATGCGACAACGGGCAATCGTACAGCGTTTCGCAGAATCAAATCTTTCACCTGCCTACCCATCCGGCGGACTCGCCTAGCGTGAAGCACCGAGTCAGCAAGCTCGAGACGCAGGGTCAGAGGAGGAAAGGTTTGGTGCTGAACCTGACGAATCAGTTCGAAGCGGTTAGCAGCAAACCGTCTTCCCCGAGCTCGGACTCGGACAACAAACCGCTGCTGCCGAGTCCCGTGTCGGATGTTAACGAAAACGGGCTGGCGCAGCAGACGGAAGTGAAACAAGAGGTGTGGGATCCTGGTGAGAAACGCGAACCGAAGAAAACGGAGAACGGTAACGATAGTGAATGTCTAGTCTGGACTGCATCGTCGTCCGATGCAACGTGTAACGATTCGTGTAGTAACGGTAAGACTAACGGGGAAGTGAGTGGGGAGAGTGAGTACGTCGGGACGATGACGATGTCGGTATACCCCGGCTGTTTGTCGCGGAAATCGGCGAAGAAGGACGGGGATCCTTTTAGTACGCAGGTCGACAGAGTGTTCGATCGCGAGGAAAGGCAAGGGGAGCCGGTCACCAGGGACTCTCCGAGTCGGCAAAGCTCTTGGAGCAGTTACGACAGTGCCGTGGTTCTAGATAATAATTCGGTGCACAGTTCGTGGGCCACGTTACCCTCGAGGAACAGTTCTTGGGGTTCGTACGATATGCGACCTTCGGATCTGCTCGGTTCCAGTGGTCTTTTCCCTTACGACAAGGAAGAGATACCTTGGCACCCGGGTACGGTGAAGCGGACCAAACAGAAACTCGAAGAGAACACCAGCTCAGGTACGGTGAAGCGGGTGTGCACGCAGAATTCCGATAACGAGGACAAGGACAGATTGGCCGTCGAAGAAGATTCCTACAATCCGGTACTCTTACACCACACGGCGTCCCCTACACCGCGTAGAAGGGACTCCTCGCCTAGCCAGGAGCATAACTTAAAAGTAGAACCCACCCCGGTTAGAAACTCGCCGAGTCCGATCAGAGGGATCGACATCTCGCCCGCGTCGATTCGTCAGATCGGTCGACTGTCCACCAGTGCCCCGGCCCCATCCTCTCTCTCCTCGGACTCGGACCTCCCCTCGTCCTTAAGATCCTGCAGGTCAGAGAGCGAAACGTCGAGTCCTTGCGTGATCAACACCACTCAGTGTACCTCTGTGAAGCATCACAAGATGGTGCTGGAGAAGCTGAGTAACAAGTCCATGTTCAACAAGCGTTGCCTCTCCGTCGACGACTCCCCCGAGGCTGAATGTCCGCGAAGCACCTCGGGTATCGTGAAGAATCTGAAGAAGGAATTCGAGGCGAAATCGACGAAGCTAGAGAAGAGTCCCGAGAGTAGTTTCGAAGGGGAGTCGTCGATGGTCGGCCGACCGAAGAGGGACGTCAAGATCCGAAGTTTACCCTCGTCGCCAGTGATCCCTCACAATGAATCAAAGATTCAGACCCCGTCCGAAACCAAAGAGAAGGAGAAGCCGAGCGATAGTGTATCGCAGGTGTGCTCGCAGGACAGTTCGGAGGACCGGTCGGTCAGGGTGCTAGTGGGCAAGTACGAGGTGAAACCAGACTCTAGGAAGTCCTCGGAGATCCAGCTGCGCGTGCACAAGGACAAGGATTGGGAGGCTGTGGATACACCGAATTTGGCAAAGAGCAAAGCCACTCCCGAGTACAGTAGAAGGTCAGCCCCGATCATGATCAATAATCACTCGTCCCCTCTGTTCCCCGAGGGACCGGAAGCACCCGGTAGGCCACCTGTTCCCTCGGCCGGAGTGGTGGCAGCTAGCAAGAAGCAACAACAGCACGGCAGGACGCATCCTCTTGCCAGGCTGCAGGTTAGGCCTAGGCACAGCAGTCCGGTATACAACACCATGTAG